Proteins co-encoded in one Sulfurimonas sp. HSL1-2 genomic window:
- a CDS encoding DUF3108 domain-containing protein, with the protein MDRTPLLGDIIRPLLPLLITGALGLQAATIEARYSIAFWVIGHVGTATLKLTTEQQRYRIEANATLEGIAALLAHHHSEHFLSEGHIDAQGRLIPERYRVLRTMDDYRREQLYRFGRNGITVYQHEKMLVTLRRFDPNTMRYVSKRRPAERRSFLRLPYRAEDDLLTLYFNARPQLEILAPDDSLIQRAAGADSGEVHVTRMPVPYRYSVQLDQDIFRSARGEMEIETDEAYYVKNAVLKDVLLFGDLKVEREWLRQSP; encoded by the coding sequence GTGGACCGAACTCCCCTCCTAGGCGACATCATCCGTCCCCTGCTCCCGCTGCTTATCACCGGCGCACTCGGCCTTCAGGCCGCGACGATCGAAGCACGCTACAGTATCGCTTTCTGGGTCATCGGCCATGTAGGCACTGCCACCTTGAAGCTGACGACTGAACAGCAGCGTTACCGCATTGAAGCAAACGCGACGCTCGAAGGGATTGCCGCGCTGCTGGCGCATCATCACAGCGAACACTTTCTGAGCGAGGGGCATATCGACGCCCAGGGGCGTCTTATCCCCGAACGCTACCGTGTCCTGCGTACAATGGATGATTACCGCCGCGAACAGCTCTACCGTTTCGGCCGTAACGGTATCACCGTTTACCAGCATGAAAAAATGCTCGTGACACTGCGCCGTTTCGACCCTAATACCATGCGCTACGTCTCAAAGCGCCGGCCTGCAGAACGCCGTTCCTTCCTCCGTCTACCCTACCGCGCCGAGGATGACCTTCTCACCCTTTACTTCAATGCACGGCCTCAGCTCGAGATTCTTGCACCGGATGACTCCCTCATACAGCGTGCAGCCGGGGCGGACAGCGGCGAAGTCCATGTCACGCGTATGCCCGTACCGTACCGTTACAGCGTTCAGCTAGACCAGGATATTTTCCGGAGTGCGCGCGGCGAAATGGAGATTGAGACGGACGAAGCCTATTATGTCAAAAATGCCGTCTTGAAAGATGTATTACTGTTTGGGGATTTAAAGGTAGAGAGGGAGTGGTTGAGACAGAGCCCGTAG
- the rpsL gene encoding 30S ribosomal protein S12, whose amino-acid sequence MPTINQLIRKERKAVIKKSKSPALVNCPQRRGVCTRVYTTTPKKPNSALRKVAKVRLTSGFEVISYIGGEGHNLQEHSIVLVRGGRVKDLPGVKYHIVRGALDTAGVANRTVARSKYGTKRPKSK is encoded by the coding sequence ATGCCTACAATCAACCAGTTGATTCGTAAAGAGCGCAAGGCTGTGATCAAGAAATCTAAGTCTCCTGCACTCGTAAACTGCCCGCAGCGCCGCGGCGTCTGTACGCGTGTTTACACGACGACACCTAAAAAACCGAACTCGGCACTTCGTAAAGTCGCCAAGGTCCGCCTGACATCAGGTTTCGAGGTGATCTCTTATATCGGTGGTGAAGGTCACAACCTGCAAGAGCACTCTATCGTTCTCGTACGCGGCGGTCGTGTCAAAGACCTTCCGGGTGTTAAGTATCACATCGTTCGCGGTGCGCTCGATACTGCCGGTGTTGCCAACCGTACGGTTGCCCGTTCCAAATACGGTACGAAACGCCCGAAAAGCAAGTAA
- the fusA gene encoding elongation factor G, with translation MARSHKLEDVRNIGIAAHIDAGKTTTTERILFYTGVEHKIGEVHDGAATMDWMEQEQERGITITSAATTCEWAGKQINIIDTPGHVDFTIEVERSMRVLDGAVSVFCAVGGVQPQSETVWRQRNRYGVPSIVFVNKMDRIGADFYEVENQIRNRLKGNPVPIQLPIGAEDSFEGVVDLVKMKEIVWDADAAMGSAYHEQDIRDDMMDKAEEYREKMIEEISSVDGNEELMEKFLEGEEISNDEIIAAIKRATIAMHIVPMTAGTAFKNKGVQTLLDAVVAYLPAPTEVAAIRGTMMDDEEKEVIVESTDNGPFAALAFKIMTDPFVGTLTFIRVYRGVLESGSYAINTTKDKKERVGRIMKMHAIKREEVKEIYAGEIGAVVGLKDTTTGDTLASEKDKVVLERMDFPEPVISVAVEPKTKADQEKMGIALGKLAAEDPSFRVHTDEESGQTIISGMGELHLEIIVDRMKREFKVEAEVGAPQVAYRESIRNEVNQEYKYAKQSGGRGQFGHVYLRIKPGEPGSGYIFHNEIKGGVIPKEYIPAIQKGCEEAMQNGILAGYPIEDVEVAVYDGSYHEVDSSEMAFKLAASMGFKEGARKANPAILEPLMKVEVEVPEEYMGDVIGDLNRRRGQVNNMGDRGGNKIVDAFVPLSEMFGYSTDLRSSTQGRATYAMEFDHYEEVPRNVAEEIIKKRNG, from the coding sequence ATGGCAAGATCTCATAAACTCGAAGATGTAAGAAATATCGGTATCGCCGCGCACATCGATGCGGGTAAAACGACGACGACCGAACGTATCCTCTTCTATACCGGTGTTGAGCACAAGATCGGTGAGGTACACGACGGTGCGGCTACTATGGACTGGATGGAGCAGGAGCAGGAGCGCGGTATTACGATTACGTCTGCTGCGACTACCTGTGAATGGGCCGGCAAACAGATCAACATCATCGACACCCCGGGCCACGTCGACTTCACGATTGAAGTTGAGCGCTCCATGCGTGTTCTTGACGGTGCTGTTTCCGTATTCTGTGCGGTCGGTGGTGTTCAGCCGCAGTCTGAGACTGTATGGCGTCAGCGTAACCGTTACGGTGTACCGTCTATCGTATTCGTTAACAAGATGGACCGTATCGGTGCGGACTTCTACGAAGTTGAAAACCAGATCCGCAACCGCCTCAAGGGTAACCCGGTGCCGATCCAGCTGCCGATCGGTGCGGAAGACAGCTTCGAAGGTGTCGTCGACCTCGTCAAGATGAAAGAGATCGTCTGGGATGCCGACGCGGCAATGGGTTCTGCTTACCACGAGCAGGATATCCGCGACGATATGATGGACAAAGCCGAAGAGTACCGCGAAAAGATGATCGAAGAGATCTCTTCCGTTGACGGTAACGAAGAGCTGATGGAGAAATTCCTCGAGGGTGAAGAGATCAGCAACGACGAGATCATCGCGGCGATCAAACGCGCAACGATCGCGATGCACATCGTTCCGATGACTGCCGGTACGGCATTCAAGAACAAAGGTGTCCAGACCCTGCTCGACGCTGTTGTTGCCTACCTGCCGGCCCCGACGGAAGTTGCGGCGATCCGCGGTACGATGATGGACGACGAAGAGAAAGAGGTCATCGTCGAATCTACGGACAACGGTCCATTCGCGGCACTGGCGTTCAAGATCATGACGGACCCGTTCGTCGGTACCCTGACGTTCATCCGTGTTTACCGCGGTGTTCTGGAGTCAGGTTCCTACGCGATCAATACGACCAAGGACAAGAAAGAGCGTGTCGGCCGTATCATGAAGATGCACGCCATCAAACGTGAAGAGGTCAAAGAGATCTACGCGGGTGAAATCGGCGCGGTCGTCGGTCTGAAAGATACGACAACGGGTGATACCCTGGCGTCCGAAAAAGACAAAGTCGTTCTCGAGCGTATGGACTTCCCGGAGCCGGTTATCTCCGTTGCGGTTGAGCCGAAAACGAAAGCTGACCAGGAAAAAATGGGTATCGCACTGGGCAAACTGGCTGCGGAAGACCCTTCTTTCCGTGTTCACACCGACGAAGAGTCCGGCCAGACGATCATCTCCGGTATGGGTGAGCTTCACCTCGAGATCATTGTCGACCGTATGAAGCGCGAGTTCAAAGTCGAAGCGGAAGTCGGTGCGCCGCAGGTTGCCTACCGCGAGTCTATCCGCAACGAAGTCAACCAGGAGTATAAATACGCCAAGCAGTCAGGCGGTCGCGGTCAGTTCGGCCACGTCTACCTGCGCATCAAGCCGGGCGAACCGGGTTCAGGCTATATCTTCCACAACGAGATCAAAGGCGGTGTTATTCCGAAAGAGTACATTCCGGCGATCCAGAAGGGTTGTGAAGAAGCGATGCAGAACGGTATCCTCGCGGGTTACCCGATCGAAGACGTTGAAGTAGCGGTTTACGACGGTTCCTACCACGAGGTCGACTCCTCTGAGATGGCGTTCAAACTTGCAGCTTCCATGGGCTTCAAAGAGGGTGCACGCAAGGCGAACCCTGCGATCCTCGAACCGCTGATGAAAGTCGAAGTCGAAGTTCCGGAAGAGTACATGGGTGACGTTATCGGTGACCTTAACCGCCGCCGCGGTCAGGTTAACAACATGGGCGACCGTGGTGGTAACAAGATCGTTGACGCCTTCGTACCGCTCTCCGAGATGTTCGGTTACTCTACGGACCTGCGTTCTTCAACACAGGGCCGCGCGACTTACGCGATGGAGTTCGACCACTACGAAGAAGTTCCGCGCAACGTCGCAGAAGAGATCATCAAAAAGCGCAACGGCTAA
- a CDS encoding arginyltransferase: protein MKTQGANRLLKECALEEKCAYLPGQGQTTHYKIISHCSPAYCDHLIRRGWRRFGEMFFRPICSNCTACESIKIDVNAYRFSRSEKRVLRKNEDLTVMIRRPGMSRRHLELFSAYHRYMHHRRGWDEQPVTPRNYYSSFVHGYNDFGYEVLYFDRERLIGVDLIDILPSGISSIYFYYDPEYADRSLGKYSLLRQISLAKARGLPWIYLGYYVEGCQSLMYKREYTPLLQLQGRPAEEESDTWTELPS from the coding sequence ATGAAAACCCAGGGCGCGAACCGGCTGCTCAAAGAGTGTGCCCTCGAGGAGAAGTGCGCCTACCTCCCCGGACAGGGGCAGACCACCCACTACAAGATTATCTCACACTGCTCCCCCGCCTACTGCGACCACCTCATACGCCGGGGCTGGCGCCGTTTCGGCGAAATGTTCTTCCGCCCCATCTGCAGCAACTGCACCGCCTGCGAAAGCATCAAAATCGACGTGAATGCCTACCGTTTCAGCCGCTCCGAAAAACGGGTCCTGCGCAAGAACGAGGATCTCACCGTCATGATCCGGCGTCCCGGGATGAGCCGAAGGCACCTGGAGCTCTTCAGCGCCTACCACCGCTACATGCACCACCGCCGCGGCTGGGACGAGCAGCCCGTGACGCCGCGCAACTACTACAGCTCCTTCGTCCACGGTTACAACGATTTCGGCTACGAAGTGCTCTACTTCGACCGTGAACGTCTGATCGGCGTCGATCTCATCGACATCCTCCCCAGCGGCATCTCCTCGATCTACTTCTACTACGATCCCGAATATGCCGACCGCTCCCTGGGGAAATACTCTCTCCTGCGGCAGATCAGCCTGGCCAAAGCGCGCGGGCTGCCGTGGATCTACCTGGGCTACTACGTCGAAGGGTGTCAGAGCCTGATGTACAAGCGGGAGTACACCCCGCTGCTGCAGCTGCAGGGCCGCCCCGCCGAAGAGGAGAGCGACACGTGGACCGAACTCCCCTCCTAG
- the rpoC gene encoding DNA-directed RNA polymerase subunit beta': MSKLVPIEVTEENRPKDIKQLQFRLASPEKILSWSHGEVKKPETINYRTLKPERDGLFCAKIFGPVRDYECLCGKYKKMRYKGVVCEKCGVEVTTSKVRRTRMGHIDLVTPVAHIWYVSSLPSRIGTLLGVKMKDLERVLYYEAYIVKSGGEAYYDAEQSAPVIKYDVLNEEQYRTLNQRYSESGFVAQMGGEVIRDLLDDIDLVELFSVLKEEMEGTRSEAKRKTIVKRLKVIESFLNSGNNPAWMMLSVLPVLPPDLRPLVSLDGGKFAVSDVNDLYRRVINRNQRLKRLIELEAPEIIVRNEKRMLQESVDALFDNGRRANAVKGANKRPLKSLSEVIKGKQGRFRQNLLGKRVDFSGRSVIVVGPDLKMDQCGLPKKMALELFKPHLIAKLEDKGYATTVKAAKKMIEDKTNEVWECLSEIVEGYPIMLNRAPTLHKLSIQAFHPRLIEGKAIQLHPLVCAAFNADFDGDQMAVHVPLSAEAIAEAKVLMLSSMNILLPASGKAIATPSQDMVLGIYYLSLEKNGVVGSNKLFANVDEIRIALEQSSLDLHARIRTRVDGRMITTTVGRLLIKEILPSFVPVDLWNRVMKKKAINALVDYVQKYGGIAVTAGFLDRLKNLGFKHATAAGVSISVDDVIVPEEKPELIAQSKAKVKEIQKQYEAGLLTEQERYNKIIDVWTDVNNTLAGDMMTLIENDKAGFNSIYMMADSGARGSAAQIRQLAGMRGLMAKPDGSIIETPIISNFKEGLNVLEYFISTHGARKGLADTALKTANAGYLTRKLVDVAQNVKIVEDDCGSHEGIEITDISIGNEMIEPLEDRIYGRVLAEDAIDPITNEILYPEGELIDEIKASKIVEAGIKSVHIRTPATCKSEGGVCALCYGKNLGTGELVRKGEAVGIIAAQSIGEPGTQLTLRTFHVGGTASSTREERQVVATKKGFIRYYNLKTYKNQEGKNIVANRRNAGVLLVEPKIKAPFDGTIDVQTIHDEVLVSVSNGEQTQRYTLRKTEVARPNELAGVSGKIEGKFYLPYDSGAKVVAHESIVETIRDGWNVPNRIPYASELLVDDGAPVTQRVEAGAKGTVKFFLLKGDYLERYDAISKGYEVTEKGLFAVVVDADDREANRHYIARGSIVDIDDDAEAEAATVIAHAATAESLVIAEWDPYSNPIISEAAGTVKFEDVIPGVTASEQFDELTGKTRLMINEYISPEYKPAIVLATEAGELIRYSLEPKTAVFAQNNATVNVADILAKTPKALQKSRDITGGLPRVSELFEARKPKDVALIAEVDGVVSFGKPLRGKERIVITGENGIIKEYFVDKNQNALVHPGEFVHAGERLSDGMVSSHEILRILGVKALYNYLVSEVQQVYRRQGVNIADKHIEVIFTQMIRQVKIVKSGDTKFIQGDLVSKNRFKEENEKILRLGGEPAIAEPFLVGITRASVSADSIISAASFQDTTKVLTEAAVSAKIDDLTDMKENVIIGRTIPAGTGMYKDYTIDFES; encoded by the coding sequence ATGAGCAAATTAGTGCCGATTGAAGTAACGGAAGAGAATCGCCCGAAGGACATTAAACAGCTGCAGTTCCGCCTGGCGAGCCCGGAGAAGATCCTCTCCTGGAGCCACGGCGAAGTCAAAAAGCCGGAGACGATCAACTACCGTACCCTGAAACCGGAACGCGACGGTCTGTTCTGCGCGAAGATCTTCGGACCGGTCCGCGATTACGAGTGTCTGTGCGGCAAGTACAAGAAGATGCGCTACAAGGGCGTCGTCTGTGAGAAGTGTGGCGTTGAGGTCACGACTTCCAAAGTCCGCCGTACGCGCATGGGTCATATCGACCTGGTCACGCCGGTCGCGCACATCTGGTATGTCAGCTCCCTGCCGAGCCGTATCGGTACGCTCCTGGGTGTCAAGATGAAAGACCTCGAGCGCGTACTCTACTACGAGGCGTACATCGTCAAAAGCGGCGGTGAAGCGTACTACGATGCGGAACAGAGCGCACCGGTCATCAAGTACGACGTTCTCAACGAAGAGCAGTACCGTACCCTGAACCAGCGCTACAGCGAGAGCGGTTTTGTCGCCCAGATGGGTGGTGAGGTTATCCGTGACCTGCTCGACGACATCGACCTCGTCGAGCTCTTCTCCGTCCTCAAAGAGGAGATGGAGGGGACCCGTTCCGAAGCGAAGCGCAAAACGATCGTCAAGCGCCTGAAGGTCATCGAATCCTTCCTGAACTCCGGGAACAACCCGGCGTGGATGATGCTCTCCGTGCTGCCGGTCCTGCCGCCGGATCTGCGTCCGCTGGTCAGCCTGGACGGCGGCAAGTTCGCCGTCTCAGACGTCAACGACCTCTACCGCCGTGTTATCAACCGTAACCAGCGTCTGAAGCGCCTGATCGAGCTCGAAGCGCCGGAAATTATCGTCCGCAACGAGAAGCGTATGCTTCAGGAATCCGTCGATGCCCTCTTCGACAACGGCCGCCGTGCCAATGCCGTCAAGGGTGCCAACAAGCGTCCGCTGAAATCCCTTTCAGAAGTCATCAAGGGCAAGCAGGGACGTTTCCGTCAGAACCTCCTCGGTAAGCGTGTCGACTTCTCCGGCCGTTCGGTCATCGTCGTCGGTCCGGACCTCAAGATGGACCAGTGCGGTCTGCCGAAGAAAATGGCCCTTGAACTCTTCAAGCCGCACCTGATTGCGAAGCTCGAAGATAAAGGGTACGCGACAACGGTCAAGGCTGCCAAGAAGATGATCGAGGACAAAACCAACGAGGTTTGGGAGTGTCTCTCCGAGATCGTCGAGGGCTACCCGATCATGCTCAACCGTGCACCGACGCTGCACAAACTCTCGATCCAGGCCTTCCACCCGCGCCTGATCGAAGGGAAAGCGATCCAGCTGCACCCGCTCGTCTGTGCGGCCTTCAACGCCGACTTCGACGGTGACCAGATGGCGGTCCACGTGCCGCTCTCCGCCGAGGCGATTGCGGAAGCGAAAGTTCTGATGCTCTCATCCATGAACATTCTGCTCCCGGCCTCCGGTAAAGCGATCGCGACACCGTCGCAGGATATGGTCCTCGGGATCTATTACCTCTCCCTGGAGAAGAACGGTGTCGTCGGCTCGAACAAGCTGTTCGCCAACGTCGACGAGATCCGCATCGCACTGGAGCAGAGCTCGCTTGACCTGCATGCACGTATCCGTACCCGTGTCGACGGCCGTATGATCACGACGACGGTCGGCCGCCTCCTGATCAAGGAGATCCTGCCGTCCTTCGTTCCGGTCGACCTGTGGAACCGCGTCATGAAGAAAAAAGCGATCAACGCTCTGGTCGACTACGTCCAGAAGTACGGCGGCATCGCTGTCACCGCGGGCTTCCTCGACCGTCTGAAAAACCTCGGTTTCAAACACGCGACGGCGGCGGGGGTCTCCATCTCCGTCGACGACGTTATCGTCCCGGAAGAGAAGCCGGAACTGATCGCGCAGTCCAAAGCGAAGGTCAAGGAGATCCAGAAGCAGTACGAAGCGGGTCTTCTGACCGAGCAGGAACGCTACAACAAGATCATCGACGTCTGGACCGACGTTAACAATACGCTTGCGGGCGATATGATGACGCTGATCGAGAACGACAAAGCGGGCTTCAACTCCATCTACATGATGGCCGACTCCGGGGCGCGGGGTTCCGCGGCCCAGATCCGTCAGCTCGCGGGTATGCGGGGTCTTATGGCGAAGCCGGACGGCTCGATCATTGAGACGCCGATTATCTCAAACTTTAAAGAGGGTCTGAACGTCCTTGAGTACTTCATTTCGACCCACGGTGCCCGTAAAGGTCTCGCCGACACCGCGCTGAAAACGGCGAATGCCGGTTACCTGACGCGTAAACTCGTCGATGTCGCGCAGAACGTGAAGATCGTCGAGGACGACTGTGGTTCCCACGAAGGGATCGAGATCACGGACATCTCCATCGGTAACGAGATGATCGAACCGCTTGAAGACCGTATCTACGGCCGTGTCCTCGCCGAGGACGCGATCGACCCGATCACCAACGAGATCCTCTATCCGGAGGGTGAGCTGATCGACGAGATCAAGGCGAGCAAAATCGTCGAAGCGGGCATCAAGTCCGTGCATATCCGTACGCCGGCGACCTGTAAGTCCGAAGGCGGCGTCTGTGCGCTCTGCTACGGTAAAAACCTCGGAACAGGCGAACTGGTCCGCAAGGGCGAGGCCGTCGGTATTATCGCGGCACAGTCGATCGGGGAACCGGGTACGCAGCTGACGCTTCGTACCTTCCACGTCGGTGGTACGGCGTCCAGCACCCGTGAAGAGCGCCAGGTTGTGGCAACGAAGAAAGGTTTCATCCGCTACTACAACCTGAAAACCTATAAGAACCAGGAAGGCAAGAACATCGTCGCCAACCGCCGTAATGCGGGTGTCCTGCTGGTCGAACCGAAGATCAAGGCGCCGTTTGACGGTACGATCGACGTTCAGACGATCCACGACGAGGTTCTGGTCAGCGTCAGCAACGGGGAACAGACACAGCGCTATACCCTGCGCAAGACCGAGGTTGCCCGCCCGAACGAACTGGCCGGCGTCAGCGGCAAGATCGAAGGGAAGTTCTACCTGCCGTACGACAGCGGCGCGAAAGTCGTCGCCCATGAGTCGATCGTCGAGACGATCCGTGACGGCTGGAACGTTCCGAACCGTATCCCGTACGCTTCCGAGCTGCTCGTCGACGACGGCGCACCGGTAACACAGCGTGTCGAAGCTGGCGCGAAAGGTACGGTCAAGTTCTTCCTCCTCAAAGGGGATTACCTTGAGCGCTACGACGCGATCAGCAAAGGCTACGAAGTCACCGAGAAGGGACTTTTCGCCGTCGTCGTCGACGCTGATGACCGTGAAGCGAACCGCCACTACATCGCCCGCGGCTCCATCGTCGATATCGACGATGATGCCGAGGCGGAAGCGGCAACGGTCATTGCCCACGCGGCAACGGCCGAATCGCTCGTCATCGCCGAGTGGGACCCTTATTCCAACCCGATCATCTCCGAAGCGGCCGGTACGGTCAAGTTCGAAGATGTCATCCCGGGCGTCACGGCGTCCGAGCAGTTCGACGAACTGACGGGCAAAACGCGTCTGATGATCAACGAGTACATCTCTCCGGAATACAAACCGGCGATCGTGCTCGCGACGGAAGCCGGCGAGCTTATCCGTTATTCGCTCGAGCCGAAAACGGCGGTCTTCGCCCAGAACAACGCGACGGTCAACGTCGCCGACATCCTGGCGAAAACACCGAAAGCGCTCCAGAAGTCACGCGACATTACCGGGGGTCTCCCGCGCGTTTCCGAGCTCTTCGAAGCCCGTAAGCCGAAAGATGTCGCCCTCATCGCAGAGGTTGACGGTGTCGTCAGCTTCGGCAAGCCGCTGCGCGGGAAAGAGCGTATCGTCATTACCGGCGAAAACGGCATCATCAAAGAGTACTTTGTCGACAAGAACCAGAACGCCCTGGTCCACCCGGGCGAATTCGTTCACGCCGGCGAACGTCTCTCCGACGGTATGGTCTCGAGCCACGAGATCCTGCGTATCCTCGGAGTCAAGGCACTGTACAACTACCTGGTCAGCGAAGTCCAGCAGGTCTACCGCCGCCAGGGGGTTAACATTGCGGACAAACACATCGAGGTCATCTTTACCCAGATGATCCGCCAGGTCAAGATCGTCAAATCCGGCGATACGAAGTTCATTCAGGGCGACCTCGTCTCGAAGAACCGCTTCAAGGAAGAGAACGAGAAGATCCTGCGCCTCGGCGGCGAGCCGGCGATTGCCGAGCCGTTCCTGGTCGGTATCACCCGTGCCTCCGTCAGTGCGGACTCCATCATCTCCGCGGCGTCCTTCCAGGATACCACGAAGGTCCTCACTGAAGCGGCCGTCTCTGCGAAGATCGACGACCTGACCGATATGAAAGAGAACGTCATTATCGGTCGTACGATCCCGGCCGGTACCGGTATGTACAAAGACTACACGATCGACTTCGAATCGTAA
- the prfB gene encoding peptide chain release factor 2, with product MDHYEYGELLKTLKTKMKNITGVVRPDAIKTRLGEIADLENSQDFWNDAANAAVVQKEKTQLERKLAKYETAAAALSDAADLYEMAKDEGDDETVQTLFDEAADLEENVRTMEIEVLLSGPNDGNNAIVSIHPGAGGTESQDWASILLRMYTRWAERRGFSVETLDYQSGEEAGIKDASIIIKGENAYGYLKVENGIHRLVRISPFDSNAKRHTSFTSVLVSPEIEDDIDIVIEDKDIRIDTYRASGAGGQHVNKTESAIRITHIPTNIVVQCQNDRSQHKNKATAMKMLKSRLYEYELELKRAEEAGIEKSEIGWGHQIRSYVMQPYQQVKDTRSNEAYSNVTAILDGDIDKMLEGVLITQSRS from the coding sequence TTGGACCATTACGAATACGGCGAACTCTTAAAAACGCTCAAAACGAAAATGAAAAATATCACCGGTGTCGTCCGGCCCGACGCCATCAAAACGCGTCTGGGCGAGATTGCGGACCTGGAAAACTCCCAGGATTTCTGGAACGATGCCGCCAATGCCGCCGTCGTGCAGAAAGAGAAGACGCAACTCGAGCGCAAGCTGGCCAAGTACGAAACGGCGGCAGCCGCGCTGAGCGACGCCGCCGACCTCTACGAGATGGCCAAAGATGAGGGGGACGACGAGACGGTCCAGACCCTCTTCGACGAAGCCGCAGACCTGGAAGAGAATGTCCGGACCATGGAGATAGAGGTACTCCTCAGCGGCCCCAACGACGGCAACAACGCCATCGTTTCCATCCACCCGGGTGCGGGTGGAACGGAGTCCCAGGACTGGGCCTCCATTCTGCTGCGGATGTATACCCGCTGGGCGGAACGCCGCGGTTTCAGCGTCGAAACCCTCGACTACCAGAGCGGTGAAGAGGCGGGGATCAAGGATGCCTCCATCATCATCAAGGGAGAAAACGCCTACGGCTACCTCAAGGTCGAAAACGGCATCCACCGCCTCGTGCGGATCAGCCCCTTCGACTCCAACGCCAAGCGCCACACCTCCTTTACCTCGGTGCTCGTCTCCCCGGAGATCGAGGATGACATCGACATCGTTATCGAGGACAAGGATATCCGTATCGATACCTACCGCGCCTCCGGTGCCGGCGGCCAGCACGTCAACAAAACCGAATCGGCCATCCGCATCACCCACATCCCGACGAATATCGTCGTACAGTGCCAGAACGACCGGAGCCAGCACAAGAACAAGGCAACGGCGATGAAGATGCTCAAGTCCCGCCTCTACGAGTATGAACTCGAACTCAAACGTGCGGAAGAAGCGGGGATCGAGAAGAGCGAAATCGGCTGGGGGCACCAGATCCGCTCCTATGTCATGCAGCCCTACCAGCAGGTCAAAGACACCCGTTCGAACGAGGCCTACTCCAACGTCACTGCCATCCTCGACGGCGACATCGACAAGATGCTCGAAGGGGTACTGATCACGCAGAGCAGGAGCTAG
- the rpsG gene encoding 30S ribosomal protein S7 → MRRRRAPVREIMPDPVHGSKVLTKFINKIMLDGKKSTAEKIMYSALDIISARGEKPGIEVFNEAIDNIKPVLEVKSRRVGGATYQVPVEVRPVRQLSLAIRWLVDAARKRNERTMAERLANELMDAATDKGSAFKKKEDTYKMAEANKAFAHYRW, encoded by the coding sequence ATGCGTAGAAGAAGAGCGCCCGTCCGTGAGATCATGCCCGATCCGGTTCACGGCAGCAAAGTTCTGACAAAGTTCATTAACAAAATCATGCTCGACGGCAAGAAAAGCACTGCCGAGAAGATCATGTACAGCGCCCTGGATATCATCAGTGCCCGCGGTGAAAAACCGGGTATCGAAGTATTCAACGAAGCGATCGACAACATCAAGCCGGTTCTGGAAGTCAAAAGCCGCCGCGTTGGTGGGGCAACCTATCAGGTTCCAGTAGAAGTACGCCCTGTCCGCCAACTCTCCCTGGCGATCCGCTGGCTTGTCGATGCTGCCCGTAAACGCAATGAGCGTACGATGGCAGAGCGCCTGGCGAACGAACTGATGGATGCAGCAACTGACAAAGGTTCTGCGTTCAAGAAGAAAGAAGATACCTACAAAATGGCAGAAGCGAACAAAGCGTTCGCACACTACCGCTGGTAA
- the panC gene encoding pantoate--beta-alanine ligase — translation MEIIKSPNALKDALKAAQGSVGFVPTMGALHIGHKTLIQAAREANDIVVVSIFVNPTQFLPGEDLDAYPRRKEADEKICALAGVDFLFYPDVSDMYGEDEVSLIAPDVRGYILEGTSRPGHFSGVLTVVNKLLNIVRPDRAYFGRKDAQQLMLIREMVKNLFMDVEIVPCHTVRDSDGLALSSRNAYLSADERSEALKISRALTKASHLVGKGVLDCDRLYVEMLAVLEPLEVEHVAIVNRAFMPIDTVEVGNTIILVEAVVGTTRLLDNVWI, via the coding sequence ATGGAGATTATCAAGAGCCCCAATGCCCTTAAAGACGCGCTTAAAGCGGCGCAGGGGAGTGTCGGTTTCGTCCCGACGATGGGGGCGCTTCACATCGGTCACAAGACGCTGATCCAGGCGGCCAGGGAGGCGAACGACATCGTCGTCGTCTCCATCTTCGTCAACCCGACGCAGTTCCTGCCAGGCGAGGACCTGGACGCATACCCGCGCCGCAAAGAGGCGGACGAAAAGATCTGTGCTCTTGCCGGTGTCGATTTCCTCTTTTATCCCGATGTCTCGGATATGTACGGCGAGGACGAAGTGAGCCTCATCGCCCCGGATGTACGCGGCTACATCCTGGAGGGTACGTCGCGGCCGGGCCACTTCAGCGGTGTATTGACGGTCGTGAACAAGCTGCTCAATATCGTCCGTCCCGACCGCGCCTATTTCGGGCGGAAAGATGCCCAGCAGCTGATGCTCATCCGTGAGATGGTCAAGAACCTCTTCATGGACGTCGAGATCGTGCCGTGCCATACGGTGCGCGACAGCGACGGGCTGGCGCTCAGTTCGCGCAACGCCTACCTCTCCGCCGACGAGCGCAGTGAAGCGCTGAAGATCTCCCGCGCGCTGACGAAGGCGTCGCATCTGGTCGGCAAGGGGGTTCTGGACTGTGACCGTCTTTACGTGGAGATGCTGGCCGTCCTGGAGCCGCTGGAAGTCGAACACGTTGCCATCGTCAACCGGGCGTTTATGCCTATAGACACGGTGGAAGTCGGCAATACGATCATTCTTGTCGAGGCGGTTGTCGGGACGACACGGCTTTTGGATAACGTCTGGATTTGA